The stretch of DNA TTCTGGTGGCTTTGGTGGAAGTTTATCAATCGCATAAATTACTTTATTTGCAAGATCTTTGGGAGTAGTAAAAAATTTAAGTGATTTTTCGAGCTTGAATTCATTTCTCAATGCGTTGATGCGCAATTGATCTTGTGCGTCACCAAAGTGTCTGTGATGCCAGTCCTTTTTTTCGTCAAGCAAAAAAATTAGTGTTGATTTACCTGCATCTGCTGCTTTCCTGTATTCGAGTTCAGTTATTGATTTGCCATAACCGGGAGGAATGAAACCGTAACGCCATGCAAATATTCCAACATAGATATCGCATCTGCTTACATCAGCAAGACATTTATCAACAGGCCGTTTGTCATCCGATACATAATTTTCCATGAATATAGGATCGGTTTGGATCTTTTCCAGTTCCTTAATTACCGCAGCACGATGTTTTTTCAAATCATCAATAGTTGATGAGACATACACCTTTTTTAAATAAGATGATTCGGCACTCATAGTCCCTGTTCCTCCTTTTGCTGACCATCTGGTGGCCTTTGATACTTACCAACCGCAGTCATTACCTTAATTGCAAGATCTTGGGGATCAGTAAAAAAGTTACACGTTGTGACGAGCTTGAGTTTACTTCTCAATTCGTTGATGCGCGATTCATCTTGTGCGTCACCGCAGTATTCGTCAGGCAAGCAGACATTTTCGTCGAGCGTGAATATCAACGTTGGAATCTTTAAATCGATTGCTTTCCTGTATTCGAGTTCAGTAAATGATTTGTAATAACCTTCAGGAATGTCACCGTAACACCTTCCAAAGATCCCAACGTAAATGTCGCAGTTACTTACATCCTCAAGACATTGCTCAATAGGAGATTTGCTCGCCGCTACATATTTTTCCATACAGACCAGTCTGGTTTCCATCTTCTCCAGTGCGTCTATCAGCTCAGCACGATATCTCTTCAAGTCATTAGAAGTTGATGAAATATACACTGATAAATCATGTTTTTTTGTACTCATTTGTCCTCCCATAAGACTGATACGCAAATCACCTGCCCTCGTTTTGCTTAGCGTTTACAATATTAATAAAACATATTATCACTTTCTGAT from Nitrospirota bacterium encodes:
- a CDS encoding DUF4062 domain-containing protein, which produces MSTKKHDLSVYISSTSNDLKRYRAELIDALEKMETRLVCMEKYVAASKSPIEQCLEDVSNCDIYVGIFGRCYGDIPEGYYKSFTELEYRKAIDLKIPTLIFTLDENVCLPDEYCGDAQDESRINELRSKLKLVTTCNFFTDPQDLAIKVMTAVGKYQRPPDGQQKEEQGL